One Euphorbia lathyris chromosome 1, ddEupLath1.1, whole genome shotgun sequence DNA segment encodes these proteins:
- the LOC136220408 gene encoding V-type proton ATPase catalytic subunit A, translating into MPSVYGARLTTFEDDEKESEYGYVRKVSGPVVVADGMAGAAMYELVRVGHDNLIGEIIRLEGDSATIQVYEETAGLTVNDPVLRTHKPLSVELGPGILGNIFDGIQRPLKTIARLSGDVYIPRGVSVPALDKDILWEFQPKKIGEGDLVTGGDLYATVFENSLMEHHVVLPPDAMGKVTYIAPPGQYSLKDSVLELEFQGVKKKFTMLQSWPVRTPRPVASKLAADTPLLTGQRVLDALFPSVLGGTCAIPGAFGCGKTVISQALSKYSNSDTVVYVGCGERGNEMAEVLMDFPQLTMTLPDGREESVMKRTTLVANTSNMPVAAREASIYTGITIAEYFRDMGYNVSMMADSTSRWAEALREISGRLAEMPADSGYPAYLAARLASFYERAGKVKCLGSPERTGSVTIVGAVSPPGGDFSDPVTSATLSIVQVFWGLDKKLAQRKHFPSVNWLISYSKYSTALESFYDQFDPDFINIRTKAREVLQREDDLNEIVQLVGKDALAEGDKITLETAKLLREDYLAQNAFTAYDKFCPFYKSVWMMRNIIHYFNLANQAVERAAGMDGQKISYSLIKHRLGDLFYRLVSQKFEDPAEGEEALVAKFQKLHDDLNAGFRALEDETR; encoded by the exons ATGCCGTCAGTGTACGGTGCTCGGTTGACAACATTCGAAGATGATGAGAAAGAGAGCGAGTATGGCTACGTTCGTAAg GTGTCTGGACCAGTCGTGGTTGCGGATGGCATGGCTGGCGCTGCTATGTATGAACTGGTCCGTGTTGGCCATGACAACCTAATCGGTGAAATCATTCGTCTTGAGGGGGATTCTGCTACAATTCAAG TTTACGAAGAAACAGCCGGTTTGACAGTGAATGACCCTGTTCTTCGGACTCACAAG CCTCTCTCAGTGGAGTTAGGACCAGGGATTTTGGGGAATATTTTTGATGGAATTCAG AGACCCCTGAAAACCATCGCAAGACTATCTGGTGATGTCTATATCCCTCGTGGTGTCTCTGTTCCAGCCCTTGATAAAGATATATTGTGGGAATTTCAGCCTAAAAAAATAG GTGAGGGCGACCTTGTGACTGGTGGAGACTTATATGCA ACTGTCTTTGAGAACAGTCTAATGGAGCATCAtgttgttcttcctcctgatgcTATGGGAAAGGTCACTTACATTGCACCTCCTGGTCAATATTCCTTGAAG GATTCAGTTCTGGAGCTCGAGTTTCAGGGTGTTAAAAAGAAGTTCACTATGCTTCAG AGTTGGCCTGTACGTACACCAAGACCTGTTGCATCCAAGCTTGCTGCTGATACCCCTCTGCTTACTGGTCAG CGTGTTCTTGATGCCCTTTTCCCCTCAGTCCTGGGTGGAACTTGTGCTATACCTGGGGCTTTTGGTTGTGGGAAAACTGTCATTAGTCAGGCTCTTTCTAAG TACTCTAATTCAGACACTGTTGTCTATGTTGGTTGTGGAGAAAGAGGAAATGAAATGGCGGAG GTGCTTATGGATTTTCCTCAATTGACAATGACATTGCCTGATGGTCGTGAAGAATCTGTCATGAAGCGCACAACGCTTGTGGCCAACACCTCTAATATGCCTGTGGCTGCTCGTGAGGCTTCAATTTACACAG GAATTACTATAGCTGAATATTTCAGAGATATGGGCTACAATGTCAGCATGATGGCAGATTCAACATCTCGTTGGGCAGAAGCATTGCGTGAAATTTCTGGACGGCTG GCTGAAATGCCTGCAGATAGTGGGTATCCTGCTTATTTGGCTGCACGTTTGGCCTCATTTTATGAACGTGCTGGTAAAGTAAAATGTCTTGGGTCACCAGAGCGTACTGGCAGTGTGACAATTGTTGGTGCTGTGTCCCCTCCTGGTGGAGATTTTTCAGATCCAGTTACATCTGCTACTCTCAGTATTGTACAG GTCTTTTGGGGTCTGGACAAGAAACTTGCCCAGAGAAAACATTTCCCTTCTGTAAATTGGCTTATTTCTTACTCAAAGTACTCAACG GCTTTGGAGTCTTTCTACGACCAATTTGATCCAGATTTTATCAACATCAGGACAAAGGCTCGAGAAGTGCTACAAAGAGAAGACGACTTGAATGAAATTGTCCAA CTTGTGGGAAAAGATGCTTTAGCGGAAGGAGATAAGATTACTCTAGAGACTGCAAAGCTTTTGAGGGAAGACTATCTTGCTCAGAACGCATTTACAGC GTACGACAAGTTCTGTCCTTTCTACAAATCTGTTTGGATGATGCGCAACATTATTCATTATTTCAATTTGGCCAATCAG GCTGTGGAGAGAGCAGCTGGTATGGATGGTCAGAAAATATCATACAGTCTTATCAAGCATCGGTTGGGAGATCTCTTCTACCGTTTAGT GTCTCAGAAATTTGAGGATCCAGCAGAAGGAGAAGAAGCTCTCGTGGCAAAATTCCAAAAGTTGCACGATGATCTAAATGCAGGTTTCCGTGCATTGGAGGATGAGACCCGATGA
- the LOC136220437 gene encoding uncharacterized protein → MSAYENVVGGKLKLKGKALDVKAGGIKKKMKKKQKKSHEQVSQTVEDELPPEVENKEEEITGLGEEIQGGNKTGKLREEEDEEEEGKSASFYDNLTAAERRYIEQREQIDTHRMAKEANKSHRDRIQDFNQYLANMSEHYDIPKVGPG, encoded by the exons ATGTCAGCGTATGAGAATGTTGTTGGTGGAAAGTTGAAGCTGAAGGGAAAAGCGTTAGATGTCAAAGCCGGTGGGattaagaagaagatgaagaagaaacaaaagaaaagcCATGAGCAAGTTTCTCAAACTGTGGAGGATGAGCTTCCACCAG AAGTAGAAAACAAAGAGGAAGAAATAACTGGGCTTGGCGAGGAAATTCAAGGTGGAAATAAAACTGGGAAATTGcgtgaagaagaagatgaagaagaagaagggaagagcGCTTCTTTTTATGATAATCTTACAGCTGCGGAGAGACGGTACATAGAGCAGAGAGAACAAATCGATACGCATAGAATGGCCAAGGAAGCTAATAAATCACACCGAGATAGAATTCAAGATTTCAACCAGTATTTGGCTAACATGAGCGAGCATTACGACATTCCTAAAGTCGGCCCTGGCTAA